A genome region from Hevea brasiliensis isolate MT/VB/25A 57/8 chromosome 9, ASM3005281v1, whole genome shotgun sequence includes the following:
- the LOC110672458 gene encoding heavy metal-associated isoprenylated plant protein 39, which yields MKKVVLKLDIHDDKVKRKSMKAVSSLSGIDSIAVDMKDRKLTVTGDVDPVTIVGKLRKISHTEILSVGPAKEEKKDGGKKDGGGKKEDEKKNPNDQIAELVKAYKAYNPYLTQYYRVVSVEENPNACIVL from the exons atgaaa aaagttgttttgaaattgGACATACACGACGACAAGGTCAAGAGAAAGTCCATGAAAGCAGTTTCCAGCCTTTCAG GGATTGACTCCATTGCCGTGGACATGAAGGACAGGAAATTAACAGTTACTGGAGATGTTGATCCTGTAACTATTGTGGGAAAGTTAAGGAAAATTTCGCACACAGAGATTCTGTCAGTGGGACCAGCGAAAGAGGAAAAGAAAGATGGTGGCAAGAAAGATGGAGGGGGGAAGAAAGAAGATGAGAAAAAGAATCCAAATGATCAGATTGCAGAGCTTGTTAAAGCTTACAAGGCCTACAATCCCTACCTGACACAATACTACCGTGTGGTGAGCGTTGAAGAGAACCCAAATGCTTGTATTGTACTCTGA